TACGTTTGTTCTTTGTTTGTTTATCCTTACGCTCTCTTTTTTCATATCCTAAGCTTGTCTCTAACTCTACTTCAAGCATTTCCTGTAGGGTATCTTTGAATAGGTCTCTTAAATAGTTATGCACATCTTCTGATGTTTGTAGTTTACCTTCACTAATTATCTCTCTTAGCAATTGCTGACGTGCTGTTTTCATTAAAAAAACTCCTTTTCTGGCTTCTCTTTGCTAAGTATTGCCAGATTAGAGTTTCTTTAGACACAAAATTTTTTACATACCCGCTAAGCACCTTAGCTTTTTTTGAAACCTTTTCTCATTGTAAAACTTAATATAGCTAATAATCTTAGATTTTAACTCTTCTAATGAATTAAACTTTTTACCATAGAACATCTCTGTTTTAAGTATGCCAAAGAAGCATTCCATTGGACCATTGTCAATACACTTACCAACACGTGACATACTTTGAATCATCTCAGAATCCTTAATTCTTTTCTTAAAAAGACTTGTAGTGTATTGAAAACCTCTATCGCTATGAAATATTGGTTTAGCATTAGGATATTTTTTTATCGCATTATCAAACATGCTAAACACTAGTTGGTTATTATTCCTAAAGGATAACTTATATTCAATAATGCTATTATCATATAGATCCATTATAGGACTCAAAAAGAGTTTACGACTGTCATTAGGAATACTAAACTCTGTTACATCAGTGAGCCATTTTTCATTTGGTTTTTCTGCTTTAAAATTCCTAGCTAACACATTATCCTTAGTGTAATTGGGTTCAACTATTTTGCGACTTACTTTCTTCAACCTAATTCTAGCTTTGATGCCTAGAAATTTCATTAAGCGATGAATATATCCCTTTGAATAAGACTTATGGTTAAGCCTATTTATAAACATGGTCATTCTTCTATAGCCCAGAATACCGTCAAAGGTTGAATGGTACTCTTTTATTAAAGTACATACTAATTCATCGTTCTTTTCTTTTATAGATTTTTCTCTATTCCTATGTTTGTAATATGCACTTCGTGAGATTCCTAAGACATTACAGATTATGCTTACTTTATAACCCTTTTCACTGTAATATTTTACTGTTTTGTAACTAGATTCATTTCTTACTTTTGAGAGAGTATATTTTTTTGAAACTCCTCTTTTTTTTGAGTACTTCAATCTCAAATTCTCGTCTTTTTCTAAGCTCTCTCTCCATTTTAAGCTCAAGCTTTAATCTCTCTACCTCACTTAGTTTAGATAAATCTATGTCTTCTAATTTTTTTGGACCACGCTTCTGATGTCTAAGTCCATCTGCACCATTTTTTAAATAAGACTGAGTCCAATTGTATATATTATGGTAGGCATTATTAAACTTCTTTGTAGCCTCTTTATAGTTCATTCCATTCTCAATAACCCACTTAACTATTTCTAACCGTTCATCAAAGGTTGTTTTATGAGATTTCATGGTACAGATTTCTCCTTTAGTCTTATAATTTCTTAAATCTATACCATTATAATACTTACTGATCCACTTAGAAATAGTTGTAGATGTTATATCGTATTTTGCACTTAAATCCTGCAGCCCATATTCTCCTGTTTGATATTCTTTAATTACTGATTCTTTGAATCCTTTTGTATACTGTCTATTCTTTTCTTTAGGATCGAATGCTTTTTCTCCATGAATCTTATACGTCAAACACCACTGTCTTAGCATCATATGGTTACAACCATACTCCTTGGCTACCCCTCTGTATCCCATGTTCCCTTCAATGTATTTTTTACATGCTGCTATTTTTTCTTCTTTACTATATTTATATTTTCTTGTCATTTTATAAACCTCCCATTGTAGTCTTGTAATTTTAATTAATTACGTGTCTACTTTGGGAGGATCAGTTCAAACTAGTATATGGTTTGCAGGTTTTTTATGTATAACGCATAGCTAAGCTTGATTATGGAAGCGACCGTGGAAAAAAAGATATCCTAAGTACTCTCCATTTCTATCAATATCATATCAACCCCAAATGTTTTTATTGCACTCCAAGGAACTATATACGTTGAGGGGTCGCGTAGCCCTAGGGTTGAGCCTTTGCTTATTTCTAGGGCAATTACTTTTCCTGTTTTTTGGTTAAATGATACGTCCATTTCTCCTAGGATTCCTATTCTTGAGCCATCATTTAGGTTTATTATTTCTTTGTTTTTCATTTCACTTAGTCGCATGTTTTCACCTCTTTATTGTATGGTGATAATAACTCTCTTAATGGAACAACCTCGTAGTTGTTATTTTTAAACCATTCTAAAAGCTGTGGTAAGGCATCTAACGTACACTGTTTGGGGTGCATTAGGACAATTCCCCCGTTTACTGCATTTTTAGTTATTTTTTTTACTATTTTTTCACTAGGGGGTTCACGCCAATCTACGGTATCTAAACCGTGGGTCCAAAGTACTGTTCTATAATTCAGCTCTAGGGCGGCATCTAGGATATTATCGTTTATGATACCAGAAGGCGGACTATAGTATATCATTTTTGTATCTACTGCTTTTTTTAAGGCACTTTGAGTTTTGGTAAAATCCTCTATAAATTCTTGTTTTGTCATGCTGTGATAGTTATGAGTGCTACCGTGATGGTAATAGCCGTGTGAGGCAATCTCGTGACCCTCAAGCACTATTTGCGCAACTGTTTCAGGAAACTTATCTATTATTCTTCCTGTTACGCAAAAGGTTGTAGTTACATTAAAGCTTTTTAGTACTGATAAAAAATAGCTAAGAGGATCGGGTATACCCCAATCTACGTTTATCATAAGAGTTACTTGTTTTTTTTGAGGATTTCCTTGGCGAACTATTGCTTTAGGATAATTTTTTAAGGTGATTTTTGGATTTGTATAGATTTTTACTAACTTTAGTTTTTCTCCTTTTTTTGCTTTTAAAGCGTTGTTTATGGTTTTTATTTGATCAACAGTACTACCACATATTTCGGGTACAATGGTGTTTTCTTTTTTATTGTAAACAGCATCCACAGCCTTTGTTTCGTGAGCCTTAGCCAATTCTGCAACTATTTGCTCTAACTGTGGCCTAGTGCATTTTTCAACATTTATGTTTTCAATAAAAACCTCCGCCTCTACTCTATTAAATAGTATTTTAGCTGTTTGCCACCAGCTAAATATAATAGTTGTTAGCAACAGCGTTATTATAAAGGAGAATATTAGTAGTTTTTTACTCATAGCTATCCCTCATTTTTTTGGTTTAAGTTTTCTTATACATATTTATGTTTTAGTTTTGGGATTTATTATTGTAATAGCTAAAAGTATTATTTTTTGGCTTTAAAAAAACATAAGACTGCACTCATATTTATGAGTCAGTCTGCTTGTTTATTTTATGATACTGGTGAAACTGTTCGCTATCGAGCTTTGTTGTAGCTCGAATAGCGAGACTTGTCATCAGTTTTACTCGTTGCTTTCTTTTTTTTGCTGCTCTAATAAAAGCTGTTTGCGAGATAATTTAATTTTACCACTATCATCAATGTTAATTACTTTAACTTGAATAATATCACCTAAAGATACAATATCTTCGGTTTTATTAACGCGTTTAACATCCATTTCAGAGATATGAAGTAAACCATCTTTACCAGGTAGTAGTTCAATAAATGCACCATATTTTTCAATACGATTAACTTTACCATCATAGATCTCGCCAACTTCTACATCTTTTGTGATTTGAGAAATTAACTCTAATGCGCTATGACCAGCCTCAGTTGATTCAGCAGATACGTATACTGTACCGTCTTCTTGGATATCAATTTGAACCCCTGTTTCATCAATGATTTTGTTGATTGTTTTTCCACCAGATCCTATAAGTACTTTTATTTTATCAACAGGAATATTTGTTACAAACATTCTTGGTGCGTACTTAGATAAGTCTGATTTTGGTTCACTGATTTCCTTATTCATAACACCTAATATATGAAGTCTACCTAAACGAGCACGTTCAAGAGCTTCTGCGAATTTATCTAAACTTAAACCCGTAATTTTAATGTCTAACTGAATAGCAGTAATTCCGTTTTCAGTACCTGCCACTTTAAAGTCCATATCACCATTAAAGTCTTCTAGTCCTTGAATATCTGATAAAATTACATGTTTATCATCTTCTTGAACTAATCCTAAAGCAATACCAGCTACTGGTCTTTTAATTGGTACACCAGCATCCATTAATGATAATGAGCTACCACAAACACTTGCCATAGAACTAGAGCCATTAGATTCTAATACCTCTGACACAACTCGAATAGAGTATGGAAACTCCTCTTCTGTTGGTAATACTGGAACTATTGCTTTTTCTGCTAAAGCACCATGACCAATTTCACGACGTTTAGGTCCACGCATTGGTCTTGCTTCACCTGTACTATAAGGTGGGAAGTTATAGTGATGCATATAGCGTTTTTTCTCAACTGCACCAATATCATCTAGCTTTTGACTGTCACCTACAGTACCTAAGGTTGTAACAGATAATACCTGGGTTTGTCCACGGGTAAATAGTCCACTACCATGGGTACGAGGTAACATGCTAATGCGAGTACTTAGTGGGCGAATCTCTGTTATAGTTCTACCATCTACTCGGCGACCTTCATTAATAATCATCGATCTTATTAGCTTTTTGTTTAACTTACCCAATAACTTAGAGATTGTTTTCTCCATTTCTGGAAACTCTTCTGCTAAAGCTTCTTTAATTTCTGTTTTAACAGCATCTACAGCGTTCTGTCGAGTAAGCTTGTCTACATTACGTAAAGCAGTATCCAGCTTATCTGTTGCTAATTCATTAACTCTAGCTACTAAAGCTTCATCAATAGTTGGAGCAATGAATTCTTTTTTAATAGTACCAATCTCATTAATGATTTTTTCTTGGAACTCAATAATTTCAACAATTTGCTCATGAGCAATCTTAATAGCTGTAACTATATCTTCTTCA
This Clostridium sp. 'deep sea' DNA region includes the following protein-coding sequences:
- a CDS encoding IS3 family transposase, coding for MKYSKKRGVSKKYTLSKVRNESSYKTVKYYSEKGYKVSIICNVLGISRSAYYKHRNREKSIKEKNDELVCTLIKEYHSTFDGILGYRRMTMFINRLNHKSYSKGYIHRLMKFLGIKARIRLKKVSRKIVEPNYTKDNVLARNFKAEKPNEKWLTDVTEFSIPNDSRKLFLSPIMDLYDNSIIEYKLSFRNNNQLVFSMFDNAIKKYPNAKPIFHSDRGFQYTTSLFKKRIKDSEMIQSMSRVGKCIDNGPMECFFGILKTEMFYGKKFNSLEELKSKIISYIKFYNEKRFQKKLRCLAGM
- a CDS encoding helix-turn-helix domain-containing protein — its product is MTRKYKYSKEEKIAACKKYIEGNMGYRGVAKEYGCNHMMLRQWCLTYKIHGEKAFDPKEKNRQYTKGFKESVIKEYQTGEYGLQDLSAKYDITSTTISKWISKYYNGIDLRNYKTKGEICTMKSHKTTFDERLEIVKWVIENGMNYKEATKKFNNAYHNIYNWTQSYLKNGADGLRHQKRGPKKLEDIDLSKLSEVERLKLELKMERELRKRREFEIEVLKKKRSFKKIYSLKSKK
- a CDS encoding YlmC/YmxH family sporulation protein — encoded protein: MRLSEMKNKEIINLNDGSRIGILGEMDVSFNQKTGKVIALEISKGSTLGLRDPSTYIVPWSAIKTFGVDMILIEMEST
- a CDS encoding polysaccharide deacetylase family protein, translating into MSKKLLIFSFIITLLLTTIIFSWWQTAKILFNRVEAEVFIENINVEKCTRPQLEQIVAELAKAHETKAVDAVYNKKENTIVPEICGSTVDQIKTINNALKAKKGEKLKLVKIYTNPKITLKNYPKAIVRQGNPQKKQVTLMINVDWGIPDPLSYFLSVLKSFNVTTTFCVTGRIIDKFPETVAQIVLEGHEIASHGYYHHGSTHNYHSMTKQEFIEDFTKTQSALKKAVDTKMIYYSPPSGIINDNILDAALELNYRTVLWTHGLDTVDWREPPSEKIVKKITKNAVNGGIVLMHPKQCTLDALPQLLEWFKNNNYEVVPLRELLSPYNKEVKTCD
- a CDS encoding polyribonucleotide nucleotidyltransferase, whose product is MRKEFVTNLSGRRLCVEIGEVAKQANGAALVRFDDTVVLITATSSNEPREGIDFFPLTVDLEERLYAIGKIPGGWLRREGRPSEQSILNSRIIDRSIRPLFPKDYRNDVQIVGTILSVDQDNTPEVVTLIGTSIALGISDIPFKEIVGAVIIGRVNGDYIINPTIAQDEASDLHVFVAATKDSVLMVETNAEEVSEEDIVTAIKIAHEQIVEIIEFQEKIINEIGTIKKEFIAPTIDEALVARVNELATDKLDTALRNVDKLTRQNAVDAVKTEIKEALAEEFPEMEKTISKLLGKLNKKLIRSMIINEGRRVDGRTITEIRPLSTRISMLPRTHGSGLFTRGQTQVLSVTTLGTVGDSQKLDDIGAVEKKRYMHHYNFPPYSTGEARPMRGPKRREIGHGALAEKAIVPVLPTEEEFPYSIRVVSEVLESNGSSSMASVCGSSLSLMDAGVPIKRPVAGIALGLVQEDDKHVILSDIQGLEDFNGDMDFKVAGTENGITAIQLDIKITGLSLDKFAEALERARLGRLHILGVMNKEISEPKSDLSKYAPRMFVTNIPVDKIKVLIGSGGKTINKIIDETGVQIDIQEDGTVYVSAESTEAGHSALELISQITKDVEVGEIYDGKVNRIEKYGAFIELLPGKDGLLHISEMDVKRVNKTEDIVSLGDIIQVKVINIDDSGKIKLSRKQLLLEQQKKESNE